The DNA segment ATCGTTAAATTTTTTTATTTCGGCTATTTTAATATTAGGCGGCATTATATTTGTAATACTTAAAGAAAAAAAAGCGGAAGTAAAAGAAGAGACCATTGAAGATTTAGAAGAAACATTTGATAAATAATAAAGGAGGAACAATGCAAAGAATGTCTGTTGTTATATCCAATGATGCATTTGATGCGATATTAACGCCGTTTGATTTTATACATCTAGGAACTGCTATTTATGACGAAATAAATGTTTTATTTGTCGGGTTTGCCGCAAGACTTATGACAAAAGAAGGTATAAAAAATGCCGAAGATTATTTAATCCATAAAAATATGCTTGATGAATTAAAGGAGGGCCTAAAAAGAATAGATCTGCCTGATAATTTATATTCAATAATTAAAGAATTAAAGCGGACTGAAGGAATGAATTTTTATATTTGTTCAAATGCCGCCGCTAAATTTTCTATAACAGCTGAAATGCTTCTGCCTGAAATTGACGGCATAGTAGGAGCCGCATGGTTTTTAATTGAAAAAGCAAACAAATCCGAAATATTTATGCAATTTTAATTTATTATTTTATATATGAAAATTTCTTCAACAAGTTATAAATACTGGATTCCCGCTTTCGCGGGAATGACACCCGTTTAGTGAAAAGTTAAATCCCCGCATTGTCATTCCCGCGAAAGCGGGAATCCAGTAAAAAAAATTCTAATGGTGAGTTAAGGTATATTATTATATGGATATTTTAAATATAGTTATACTTTCTATAACGGGAATAATAGTCGGCGCAGCGACGGGTCTCATTGGAGCGTCCGGCGTTATAATAGTCGTTCCCGTGCTTGCTTTTATATTTAATGTACCAATTTCAATAGCAATAGGCACAAGCCTTTTAATTGACGTTATAGTCTCATTTTCGGTGACTGCAACGTATGCTTTTAAAAATAGAGTTAATTATCGTATCGGCATACCTACAATGATAGGAGCGGTAGTTGGCGCACAACTCGGCGCATATATTTCAGTCAGTATGCCTCAGAGGCTTTTAGAAATAATATTCGGCATATTTATGTTGTTAATGGGCGCTTTTTTCTTAAAAACAAAAGGAAAATATCAAGAAAAAAGGGTTTTCTATTTTGAGAATCCACGCATAAATTTTATAATTATACTTATTTTTGGTTTTATTATAGGAATTCTTGCAGGTCTTCTCGGCACAAGCGGCGGCGTATTATACATGCTTGTGTATATTATAGTCTTTGGATTAGCAATAAAAGATTCAATAGGAACATCAACGCTTGTTATGATTATAGCTGCATTAAGCGGAGCTATCGGTTATATCGGTTTAAAACATATAAATTTATTTGATGCATTTTTTATAGGGATTATTGCAATTCCTTCAGGAATTTTGTTTGCAAGAATTGCAATTAGAAGTAAAAAAGAGACGCTTATTATTATTTTAGGCATTACTTTGATTGCTGTGGGAGTTTCAATGTTATTTCATTAAAATTCCGCGGTTTATTTTTTGCTAAAAAAAATCCGGTCTCTTTAGAGACCTGACCACCTTTAGGAGGAGTGATGGAAAACTTATAGTTATTAGTTAGTTATTAGTGATTATGTGAATTAAATAAAATTACCTATAATTGCCGTAAAGCCTCCTTGCTTTAGCAATGGGAATATAAGGCAATATTTTTATAGAAATATAAGCCCTGATATTTTATTATGTTGAATCATTGTTGAAAAAATATTTGAATATTTGAATAGTCTGTTTTTGCTAAAAATAAAAAATAATCTATAATTAATCGCTAAAAATAATAAAAAACGATAAAAACTATTTAAAATTAAATTGTGAAGTTTCTAACGGTGAGTTAAGGTTATTATTTTGATTTAATTTTTATTTGAATTTTTCAAATCATCCAAAAGGTTTATAGATTCAAACGCCATCTGAAGTTCTTCATCGGTATGGACGGCAAAAACTTTTACCGAAGAAGACTCGTCGTTTATAGGTTTAACAGAGTCGTCGATATTTACCGTGCCGAACGGATTATGCGACTGAAAATACTTTGCGGCGGCTGTGTTTTTTTCGCCGTCTAATTTTAAACCAAGATAAGTAAGATTGTCGCAGACTTCTTTTCTAAGCGGACCTGAGTTTTCGCCTATTCCACCAGTAAAAACAAGCGCGTCTATACCGTTTAAAACTGCGGCATACTGCCCTATAAATTTTATTATTCTGTATATATACATTTTTAAGGCAAGTTTTGAATATTCGTCGTCAAACTCAGTTAATTCTTTAAAATCATAAGTTTTTTTGGATATTCCTAGAAGACCGCTTTTCTTGTTTAAAATTTTATTTAAGTCGTCATCCGTCAAATTAAGTTTTTTCTTTAAAATAAACGGCACTTCAGGGTCTATATTTCCGCATCTCGTCCCCATCATAAGACCTTCGAGCGGCGTGTAACCCATAGAAGTGTCTACGGACTTTCCGTTATTAACGGCACAGACGCTTGCCCCGTTTCCGAGATGACAGATAACCATTTTTTTTATGGCATTTTTATCGCCGTATTTATATTTATTATAAATATTAAATAAATTTACTATAAACGCATATGAAATTCCGTGAAAACCGTATTTTTTTATGCCCATCTTCTCGTAATATTCTATTGGAATAGGATAAATCGCCGCATAGTCCGGAACGCCTGCGTGAAAAGCGGTATCGAATATGCATACTTGGCGTGCATCAGGCATAAGCGATTTCATTACTTCAAGCCCCTTGAGGTTGGAAGGGTTATGAAGCGGCGCGATGTCGTTTAGTTCGGCTAATTTTTTAACGTCTTCGCCGCCGGCTATAAGAGGTTTAACGTAATCTTTACCGCCGTGAACGTATCTGTGTGCAACTAAAACATTATAAGACGCAGACTGACCTTTCTTTTCGGATTCTTTAGTTAAATCGTTAATGAAGGCTATTTTTTGTAAAATAAATTTAAGCGCAGTTTCATGGTCCGAAAAATTTCGTTTTTCGTTTTCGGTTTTGTTTTTATCTTTAAGATAAAAAGAGCCGTATTCCGTCCCTATCTCTTCTATCCTACAGGACAAGACTCTGTCTATATTATTTAGCGGCGATACGCCGTTTTTTGAATCTGCCGAATAATTCGAAAAGTTAAAAAGGGAAAATTTTATAGAAGAACTGCCGCTGTTAATAGATATTATTTTTAAATTTTCGGTAAGCATTCTGAATATTTTCGAAAAATAGATAAATTAATAAAATTTAAAAATTAAAATATTGTATTTCCGCTTATTATATAATATAATAAACAAATGCACAAATTTAATCCTGCGCACCACAAAAGGTTAGACTCGGAAGAAAGGCATAAATTTATGCCTCCGGAACTTATCGTAAACGAAATAGAAAAAACTGCTATAGAATATTTTAAAAATTCGGACGCCGTAACGTTTGCCGACCTCGGCTGCGGAAGCGGTTTTTTCTCTATACCGCTTGCCAAAAGAGCTAAAAATTTTAAAGATAAAAAATTTATTCTTTTTGCTTTAGACGTCAGCGAAGAAATGCTCGGCGTCTTTAACGGCAAACTTAAAAAAGATAAAGATATAGACCAGACGGATACCGGTTCTTGCAAAATAAAATGCGTAAAATGCGAAGAATTCTTCATTCCGCTCGAAGACTCCTCCGTGAACATTTTGCTTCTGGCAAACGTCTTCCATGAAATAGAAAATAAAATCGATTACCTTAAAGAAATTAGACGGGTTTTAAAAGACGGCGGTACGTTTTTCCTTTTAGACTGGAAAAAAGAGGATCCTAACCCCGTGATGGGGCCTCCCTCTGCCGAAAGGGTTTCTACGGAAGAAGCAGAAAAAGCCCTTGAATCGTCGGGTTTTAAAAACATAAAAAACCTGCCTTTATATTCTTCGTCGTTTACGATAGTTTCAAAAAAATAAAAATAAAATAAATATAAAACAAAAAAGTAAATTAAAGGAGAGTGAAATGCAAAAATATAGATGCGAAGTATGCGATTATATATACGACCCCGAAAAAGGAGACCCTGACGGCGGAATACCTGCCGGAACGCCGTTCGAAAAACTCCCCTCATTCTGGGTATGCCCTGTTTGCGGCGCAGCCATTATTAAATTCACTCTGGTTCCGGAATAATAAATTTCGTAATAATAATTTACCAAAATTATTCATATTTTAAGTTTATATTTTACGCTATTGACAAAACACTTAAAATATACTTTAATATATGAATAAGTTAAATGACAAATTTAACTTTTGTCTTTCTCACGAATGCGGGAATAGCTCAGTGGTAGAGCATTACCTTGCCAAGGTAAGGGTCGCGGGTTCAAGTCCCGTTTCCCGCTCCATTAAAATATCATTTTAATTTTTATATTTTTTTACGCTTTGGTTTTTGAAATATACATTCATTGATTTCACCCATATTGTAAATCCTAAGTTTGTGGCTTCTGGGGAATTCACGCTTTAAAAGCTTTTTAAAAATTCCGTTCAGTCCGTTAAAATCGGAAACGAATTCTTCGTCGAAAAAACCCCTTTCAAGTATGCAGTATTCATCTTCTTGAGACCTGATAACGTAAAATCCCCTGTCTCTTTTATAGCTCCTTACGTCATAGTAATGTCCTATCGGAATATTTTTTAATTTTTTGAGGAGGCTGTCTATAAAAGTTTCTTTCGCTATCATGCCGTTAAAGTATTTCTAAAATTTAATAAATATAAAAACTATTGCCGTCGGCTATTTAATAACCGGAGTTTCAAAATATTTTACCGTTTTAGATATATATTCTCGGACGTTTGTTATATCGGTTTTATTAGTTTTATCGGTTATAATATTTGCCGTCTTATATTTCATAACTGTCGAAAGCAAAGCGCCTTTGCGGGCCAATATGTTTAATCCGTAAACCGGTATTCCTTCGATTTCTGATTTGCATATTCCATGGTGGTGTCCGAAAAAAACCATTTTAGGCTTAATTTTTAAAATTAAATCCCTGAGGCCGACCGCCTTAGGATAATACCTGTTTTTATCGTTGTCTTCTATAAGTACTCCTTCCGGCGCATCATGGGAAATAAAAATATCAATGCTTCTATCTTCATTTTTTTTGTTTTCGTCCGCATATTTTAACAAATTATTTATTTCACTTTTTGTATAATGTCTGTCCGATTCTTTATAATTAAAATGTTCGGGGTCGTATTTTCCGCCGATACCGGCTGCTATAAGCCGCTCGCTGCCTATATTTATTTCAGCTACGGTGCCGTTGGGAATATAAAAAAGATTTTTAATAATTTCTAAATCGCCCGATAGTTTTACCGAATTAAGAAAATTAAAATCTTCGTTGTTGCCGTTTATAAAATACGTCTTAACCGGAGCGGTTTTTTTCTCTTTGTACCAGCGCGGAAAATCTCCCGTTCCGCTATGAAATTTAGTAACGCCGTCGTGATAGTCGGCATTTACCCATATGCCGAAATCGCCAACCTGCAGAATAACGTCAAAATTTATTTTAAGTTCCGACTCAAATTTCTTTACGCAATTATAAAATTTATCTATCCTTCCGTGAACGTCTCCCGCCGCACAAATATTCATTTTAATTTATTTATTTAATTTAATTTAATTTTATAAAAATGTTTTTATTTATAAATATATGCCTCCGCCAATGCCATTAAACTCTTCGGCTTTTAATCTTACTTTTTCTTTTATGAATGAAGCGAAGTCCAAAATTCCTTTATCTATTACTTCCGGCCTGACGGTATTGTCCGTATCTCCAGAGACGCGAACCGAACCGCCGTGCGCGTTTATCTTTCTTTTGCAGGATGTTTCAAAAATTACAAGTTCTTTATTTATAGACAGAGCGTTTTCTTTTATTTTTGAAACATCCGAGTCGAGAACCGGAAGCAGGTCTGTTTTATTTATTATCATAACTTTTGATTTATAAAAAGCCGCCGGATATTTTAACGGCTTATCGTCGCCTTCGGTTACCGAAAGCACGACCGCTTTCATATCTTCCCCTAGATTGTAAGAAGTAGGACATACTAAATTGCCCACGTTTTCTATAAAAATTACGTCCGCATCGTTTATGTTTAAATTATTTAAAGACGTATTCACCATATTTGCGTCTAAATGGCACGTTCCGTTTGTAATAATTTGATATGACGGTATATTTAAAGCGTTAATCCGCCTTTTATCTAAATCAGTTTCTACGTCGCCTTCTATAACTGCGATATTTAAGCCTTCGGATTTTAAAACCGGCACTACAGATTCCAGCAAAGAAGTCTTTCCCGACCCAGGCGAACTTAAAAAATTCATAACAAAAGCTTTCCCGAATAACGCTTTATTTTTTCCGGCGATAACTTCATTCGATTCTAAAGCGTTCAGCCTTACCGTTAAGGACCTTCCACCCGTTCCCGTTCTGCCTAAATGTTTGCCGCCGCCGCTTCCAAACGCTCCTATGCCCGTGCCTGCGCCGCCTCTGCCTGAGCTTCCGCGGTTAATACCGTTAGAGTTCGGCATAAAAACCTCCTTATTTATAATTTATAAATAAATCAATCTACTATAATTTCTTCTATTTTAATTTCATCGGAATCGTTTGAAATAAACTCCAGCGAAACCTCTTTAAATCTTTCGTCGTTGATATTTTGAAACGCAAAAGACAGATAATTTTTGTCTATTCCCGAATATCTGCCTATAATAAGTTTAATCGAATCTACTTTCTTTACGCCCTTTAAATATCCGTTGTCTTCAAGCGTGTCAAGTATTTCGAGGGCTACGGAAATTTCATGCATATAAAAAATAATAAAAAATTAAAATATTAAAAAATTATTAAAAAAAATTATTTGACATTTTATAATTTTGCGATATGATTATAGAAAACATTATATAACATTTATCACTCAAATATATATTAAAAAATATTTGTTTTTTCGTCTGTTTATTAATTTATCTGCAATTTAATTTAGAATTTAGGAGGCTCTATGGCAAACGATAACCGTTCCAATTCTAACGGAAATAATTCCGACCCGGATTTTAAATGGGATCCTCTAAGATTTATATCAAAAAAACCCGATGAAGTTTTAAAAAAAGTAGATGACAGATTAGATGTGCTGGAAAAAGAATACTTCAGCGATAAAAAAGATAAAGAAGAAAATCTTCCCAATATTTTAGAAATTTACGGCGTTTCAAGAAGAGATTTCCTTAAATGGACCGCTTTTTTAACCTCCGCTTTAATGCTTCCTTATATATTCGAACCGAGAGTAGCAAGAGCCGCAAATATTCTAACAAGAACGCCTTTTATATGGCTTGATATGGCAGACTGTATGGGAAATACCGAAGGCTTTCTAAGAACCGCCCACCCTACGCCGGCTGAAATTATACTTAATTACGTCAGCGTAAACTATATGGAATCTATAATGGCTCCCGCCGGCTATCAGGCTGAAACAAGAAGAACGGAGACGGTTAAAAAATATAAAGGTAAATATATACTTGTAGTCGAAGGCGCTATACCTACCGGAATGGACGGGAAATTCCTTACCATCGGGGCAAAAGGAGATACAGGCTTAAAAATAACCAAGGAAACCGCAAAACATGCCGGAGTTATAATCGCAGTAGGAAACTGCGCCGCTTACGGCGGAATACCCGCTGCCAATCCAAATCCGACGTCGGCAGTAGGCTTAAGTTCCGTTACTAATAGAAGCGTTATAAACATACCAGCTTGTCCAGCAAATCCGGTAAATCTAGTAGGCACTCTCGTTGAATATATATTAATTGGAAAAGCGCCGCAGTTGGACAGCCTCGGCCGTCCGTTATGGGCTTATTCCGGCAGGCTCCACGACAACTGTTACAGAAGGGGTCATTTTGAAGCCGGCGAATACGTCAGGCAATGGGGCGACGACGGAGCCAAAAAACAATACTGTCTGTATATGATGGGTTGTAAAGGTCCTTTCACGTGGAACAACTGTACTACCGCCGAATATAATCAGGATATCAGTTTTCCCATGAGAGCGGGTCACGGATGTATAGGATGTTCGCAGCCTGCATTCTGGGACAGAATGACGCCGTTCGAGAAGCCTAATGCTGACGCAAAAATTATAATCCCGGGCATAGAAGCGACCGCAGACGAATTCGGAGTGGGATTGTTTGCGGCGGCAGGCGCCGGAATTGCCGCACATGCCATATATACCGGAGTTAAAAAGAAAAAAGAGCATAAAAAATCTAAAAACGAAAAAAACGACGATTCCGGAAAAAATGACGATAATAAGAAGGAATAACTTACTAAAAAATAAACATTAACAAGTTAAAATTTTCAATATAAATATAATAATTATTACAATAATCTCTTTGGAGGATATATGGCAACAAAAATCATAGTCGATCCCGTGACTAGAATAGAAGGACATCTCAGAATAGAAGCTATTCTTAACGGCAATGAAATAAGCGAAGCATACTCTTCCAGCACTCTTTTTAGAGGCATAGAACTTATACTTAACGGAAGGGCTCCGGAAGATGCGGGTCTTTTTGCTCAGAGAATCTGCGGAGTATGCACTTATGCTCATTACGAAGCCGCAACATGGGCGGTAGAAAACGCTTTGGGAATACATCCGCCAAAAAACGCCAGAATTGCAAGAAATATACTTAAAGGCGCCCAGATGGTGCAGGACCACTTAGTCCATTTTTATCAGCTTGCCGGATTAGACTGGGTAGATATAGTATCTGCGCTTCAAGCCGACCCTAAAAAAACCATGGATTTAGCTTATGCTTACACCAAAACGCCTTATAATGCAAGTCTGGCAAGATTCGAAGAAGTAAAGTCTAGGCTTGGCGCTTTCGTTAAATCCGGACAGTTAGGGCCTTTTGCAGGTGGTTACTGGGACAATCCTTCTTATAAACTACCGCCGGAAGGCAATCTTTTAATAGCATCGCATTATTTAGACAATCTTAATATTTTAAGGATACCCGCTCAGATTATAGCTATTCTCGGCGCTAAAGACCCGCATCCTCAAACCTGCGTAGTAGGCGGAATATCTTCTATAGCCGATATTATCAACCCGCAAAGAATGGACGACATACTGTTCAGGATAGGAAAAATTACCGACTTCGTTAATAACGCCTATATTCCGGATTTATTGACGGCGGCACAGTTTTATAAAGAAGAAGCTATTCAGGGAATAGGCGGCGGACTAAAAAATTATCTTTCTTACGGCGCCTTTCCGCAAACGGATGACGAAAATCCGGACGATTATTTTTTGATGAGAGGAGTAATTTTCGACAGAGATTTAAGCAAGGTTCACAAGTTGGACGAGAAAAAGATAACGGAATTCGTAACGCATTCATGGTATAAATATCCGAACGAAAAAATAGGACTTAATCCTAACGTAGGAATAACAGACCCCGATTATACGGGATTAAACAAAGACGGAAGCCTGAAAGAAGATGAAAAATACAGCTGGATTAAATCGCCGCGCTATGAAAATAAGGCTATGGAAGTAGGTCCGCTCGCAAGAACGTTAGTAGCATACGCAAAAGGCAATAAAACGATAAAATCTTTGGTGGACTACGTTTTAAAAACATCGGGCTTGCCTGTAACCGCGCTCTTTTCTACGCTTGGAAGAACGGCGGCAAGAGGTATAGAAGCTAAATACGTCGCCGACGCATTGGAATCATGGACTTTAGAACTGATTAAAAACGCCGCCGTCGACCAGACAAGCTGGACAAAATACGATATGCCGTCGAAAGAGATTATAGGCATAGGTTTAGACGAAGCTCCGAGGGGTTCGCTCGGACACTGGGTAAGAATAAAAGACAAACAGATAACCCACTACCAGATAGTCGTCCCTACTACATGGAATGCATCTCCAAGAGATGCATTTAATAATCCCGGAGCATATGAAGCGTCGTTAGTAGGCGTAAAACTTGCAAACGTATCGCAGCCGTTAGAAATTTTGCGTACGGTTCACTCTTTCGACCCATGCCTTGCGTGCGCGGTGCATTTAATAGACCCAAGAACAAACGAAATAAAAAAATATAAAATTTGTTGACCAGATTATTTAATTAACTTTTAAAATGGGGTTAATTATGCAAAATAAAAATAGTAAATACGGCGAAATTCAGTTAGTTCACAGAATGACGGTTATAAAAAGAATTATACACTGGTCTTTCTTTGCGGCGATTATTAACAATATTATTACAGGATTTTATATAGCTTATCCTTTCTTAATATTCGGAAAAACTCCGACGCAGGCAGATTCGCTTTCTACCGGCGTTTTAAACTCCGGCGAAACTTATCAGGCGTTTATAATGACTTGGATGAGGGAATTTCACTTTATAGGAGCGGTAATAATAGACGTTATTTTTTTCGTCTGGCTTTATCTGGCTTTCTTTTCATGGAAAGAGCCGCTATATAAAAGTTTTATTCCTTTCGGCGATAAATTGGAAGAAGCATGGAGAATGCTGAAGCACTACTTCACGCTTAAAGACAGGCCGAAAACCGGCAGGTATCAAGACCCTCTTAATGCAATAATATTCACGTTATTTCATCTGCTTATACTTCTTCAGATGCTTACCGGATTTCAAATGTACGTGGCTTCTTTTACCGGAACTTCGGCTGTAGGCGCTTGGTGGCCGTGGCTTCTGCATTTTTCTACCGACTGGACGCTCGTAGTATTCGGGGGATTAACAGGCGTTACCCTCGTGCATCTTTTTATAATGTGGCTCATTATAATATTTATAGCTTATCATGTTTATATCGAAGTATGGCGTTCGATAATGTGGAAAGAGGGCGATATTCTTATACCCTTCGGAGGCTATAAATATATGAGAAATAAATCTGAATCCGAGTCCGATATATGACGGGAATTATAGGAATAGGCAATCTGATATTAAAAGACGAAGGAATAGGGGTTCATTTTATAAATTTATTAAGAAAAAAATATATCTTTGAGGGCAATATAAGGTTAATAGACGGAAGCACTCTCGGATACGGGCTTTTGGACGACATATTCAGCCTCGACTATATCATAGCGGTAGATGCCGTTAAAACGGACGAAAAACCAGGAAGTATATTTAAGTTCGATTCGGATAATCTTCCCGTAAATTTAATGAAGAAAACTGCGCACGACGTAGAATTTATCGACGTAATTTCAATGTGCGGACTGCAGGGGCATAATCCTAAAATAACGTTTTTTGCAATATCTCCTGAGGACTGCACCGGCGTAGGAACCGATATTTCGGAACCGCTAAAAAAAGCCATGCCCGCTCTAGAAAAATTAGTTTTGGACGAAATAAAACCGCTCGGCATAAACTGGAAAATAAACACGGAATACGCCGCTGAGATTTAATTGCGGCGCCGTATTATTAATTATATAATCCCGCCGTAAACCGCCTGACCTAATGCAATACCTCCGTCGTTAGAAGGTATTTTTTCGTTAAAATAAACGTTAAAACCGTTATTTTTAAGAATAAGAGCCGCTTTATTCCTAAGCGAAGCATTCTGGAACACTCCCCCGCTCATACAAACGTTTTTACATCGTGACTTTAACGCCGCATCCAGTATAATCATAGCAAGAGTATTTATAAACCTCTCCGCTATAAAACCGGCTTTATACAGCTTATCTTTGACTTTATTTTTGTCTTTGTTTTTATTTTTATCTTTATCGTCGTTGTTATTCTTGGTTTGAACTATATCGATAATATCGCTGAACATAGGATAATAATCGACCGTAAAAAAATCCTCTTTTTCCTCGTTTTTCTCATTGCGCTTATTATAATTATCATGCTTATTATCATAGCGTATTTCATATTTAAAACAGTCTTTTTTAGTTATTAAATTAGCTTTAGTAATTGAATTAGCCTGCTCTCCTGCGCTTTTGCTTTTGCTTTCGTACTCAAGACATAAATTTTCTAAATAAACGGCCGCCTCTCCTTCGTATGTTATATCTCCTTTGAAACCGCACAAGCATGAAACGGCGTCGAAAATTCTTCCGCATGAAGATGTAAATGGGGAATTTAATCCGTTTTCCCTCATTTTATGAAATATACTTATTTCTTTTTCGGAAAAACCGGTTAAACTTGAAATATTTTTAAAAATATCCGGCGATTTAAATATACATTTCGATTTAGATTTAATATAGATATCGCTATAATTATCGTCATTATATTTACCGGCTTTTTTGTCCTCGTTATGCAAAATAGCGGCGATATTTTCCTTTTCCGATAAAATGCCGAACAGAATTTCTGCAAGAACCCTTCCCGGCGATTTAACCGCTTTATCCCCTCCGATAAGCCTGAATTTTTCAAAACTGCCTATTCTTTTTAAATTATCATATTTCCCTTTAAAGAATTCTCCGCCCCATATAGTCCCGTCGTCTCCGTAGCCAGTTCCGTCGAAAGCGATGCCGAAAACTTCTTCGTTTAACCCAAGACCGTTTTCAGCCATACATGAGATAACGTGCGCTCTGTGATGCTGGAGAGATATGCCTTTAATATTTTTTTCCTTTGCATATTCTTTAGCCCATTTAGTATTTTCGTAATCGGGATGACTA comes from the Candidatus Acidulodesulfobacterium acidiphilum genome and includes:
- a CDS encoding sulfite exporter TauE/SafE family protein; amino-acid sequence: MDILNIVILSITGIIVGAATGLIGASGVIIVVPVLAFIFNVPISIAIGTSLLIDVIVSFSVTATYAFKNRVNYRIGIPTMIGAVVGAQLGAYISVSMPQRLLEIIFGIFMLLMGAFFLKTKGKYQEKRVFYFENPRINFIIILIFGFIIGILAGLLGTSGGVLYMLVYIIVFGLAIKDSIGTSTLVMIIAALSGAIGYIGLKHINLFDAFFIGIIAIPSGILFARIAIRSKKETLIIILGITLIAVGVSMLFH
- a CDS encoding acetate/propionate family kinase, whose translation is MLTENLKIISINSGSSSIKFSLFNFSNYSADSKNGVSPLNNIDRVLSCRIEEIGTEYGSFYLKDKNKTENEKRNFSDHETALKFILQKIAFINDLTKESEKKGQSASYNVLVAHRYVHGGKDYVKPLIAGGEDVKKLAELNDIAPLHNPSNLKGLEVMKSLMPDARQVCIFDTAFHAGVPDYAAIYPIPIEYYEKMGIKKYGFHGISYAFIVNLFNIYNKYKYGDKNAIKKMVICHLGNGASVCAVNNGKSVDTSMGYTPLEGLMMGTRCGNIDPEVPFILKKKLNLTDDDLNKILNKKSGLLGISKKTYDFKELTEFDDEYSKLALKMYIYRIIKFIGQYAAVLNGIDALVFTGGIGENSGPLRKEVCDNLTYLGLKLDGEKNTAAAKYFQSHNPFGTVNIDDSVKPINDESSSVKVFAVHTDEELQMAFESINLLDDLKNSNKN
- a CDS encoding class I SAM-dependent methyltransferase, translated to MHKFNPAHHKRLDSEERHKFMPPELIVNEIEKTAIEYFKNSDAVTFADLGCGSGFFSIPLAKRAKNFKDKKFILFALDVSEEMLGVFNGKLKKDKDIDQTDTGSCKIKCVKCEEFFIPLEDSSVNILLLANVFHEIENKIDYLKEIRRVLKDGGTFFLLDWKKEDPNPVMGPPSAERVSTEEAEKALESSGFKNIKNLPLYSSSFTIVSKK
- a CDS encoding rubredoxin; the protein is MQKYRCEVCDYIYDPEKGDPDGGIPAGTPFEKLPSFWVCPVCGAAIIKFTLVPE
- the hypB gene encoding hydrogenase accessory protein HypB, with the translated sequence MPNSNGINRGSSGRGGAGTGIGAFGSGGGKHLGRTGTGGRSLTVRLNALESNEVIAGKNKALFGKAFVMNFLSSPGSGKTSLLESVVPVLKSEGLNIAVIEGDVETDLDKRRINALNIPSYQIITNGTCHLDANMVNTSLNNLNINDADVIFIENVGNLVCPTSYNLGEDMKAVVLSVTEGDDKPLKYPAAFYKSKVMIINKTDLLPVLDSDVSKIKENALSINKELVIFETSCKRKINAHGGSVRVSGDTDNTVRPEVIDKGILDFASFIKEKVRLKAEEFNGIGGGIYL
- a CDS encoding hydrogenase maturation nickel metallochaperone HypA, translating into MHEISVALEILDTLEDNGYLKGVKKVDSIKLIIGRYSGIDKNYLSFAFQNINDERFKEVSLEFISNDSDEIKIEEIIVD
- a CDS encoding hydrogenase; translated protein: MANDNRSNSNGNNSDPDFKWDPLRFISKKPDEVLKKVDDRLDVLEKEYFSDKKDKEENLPNILEIYGVSRRDFLKWTAFLTSALMLPYIFEPRVARAANILTRTPFIWLDMADCMGNTEGFLRTAHPTPAEIILNYVSVNYMESIMAPAGYQAETRRTETVKKYKGKYILVVEGAIPTGMDGKFLTIGAKGDTGLKITKETAKHAGVIIAVGNCAAYGGIPAANPNPTSAVGLSSVTNRSVINIPACPANPVNLVGTLVEYILIGKAPQLDSLGRPLWAYSGRLHDNCYRRGHFEAGEYVRQWGDDGAKKQYCLYMMGCKGPFTWNNCTTAEYNQDISFPMRAGHGCIGCSQPAFWDRMTPFEKPNADAKIIIPGIEATADEFGVGLFAAAGAGIAAHAIYTGVKKKKEHKKSKNEKNDDSGKNDDNKKE
- a CDS encoding nickel-dependent hydrogenase large subunit translates to MATKIIVDPVTRIEGHLRIEAILNGNEISEAYSSSTLFRGIELILNGRAPEDAGLFAQRICGVCTYAHYEAATWAVENALGIHPPKNARIARNILKGAQMVQDHLVHFYQLAGLDWVDIVSALQADPKKTMDLAYAYTKTPYNASLARFEEVKSRLGAFVKSGQLGPFAGGYWDNPSYKLPPEGNLLIASHYLDNLNILRIPAQIIAILGAKDPHPQTCVVGGISSIADIINPQRMDDILFRIGKITDFVNNAYIPDLLTAAQFYKEEAIQGIGGGLKNYLSYGAFPQTDDENPDDYFLMRGVIFDRDLSKVHKLDEKKITEFVTHSWYKYPNEKIGLNPNVGITDPDYTGLNKDGSLKEDEKYSWIKSPRYENKAMEVGPLARTLVAYAKGNKTIKSLVDYVLKTSGLPVTALFSTLGRTAARGIEAKYVADALESWTLELIKNAAVDQTSWTKYDMPSKEIIGIGLDEAPRGSLGHWVRIKDKQITHYQIVVPTTWNASPRDAFNNPGAYEASLVGVKLANVSQPLEILRTVHSFDPCLACAVHLIDPRTNEIKKYKIC
- a CDS encoding Ni/Fe hydrogenase — encoded protein: MGLIMQNKNSKYGEIQLVHRMTVIKRIIHWSFFAAIINNIITGFYIAYPFLIFGKTPTQADSLSTGVLNSGETYQAFIMTWMREFHFIGAVIIDVIFFVWLYLAFFSWKEPLYKSFIPFGDKLEEAWRMLKHYFTLKDRPKTGRYQDPLNAIIFTLFHLLILLQMLTGFQMYVASFTGTSAVGAWWPWLLHFSTDWTLVVFGGLTGVTLVHLFIMWLIIIFIAYHVYIEVWRSIMWKEGDILIPFGGYKYMRNKSESESDI
- a CDS encoding hydrogenase maturation protease, with the protein product MTGIIGIGNLILKDEGIGVHFINLLRKKYIFEGNIRLIDGSTLGYGLLDDIFSLDYIIAVDAVKTDEKPGSIFKFDSDNLPVNLMKKTAHDVEFIDVISMCGLQGHNPKITFFAISPEDCTGVGTDISEPLKKAMPALEKLVLDEIKPLGINWKINTEYAAEI